In Limnohabitans sp. INBF002, one genomic interval encodes:
- a CDS encoding c-type cytochrome, whose product MKKNLLTLLTFAVTSVSAPAWADQALATSKNCMACHATDKKLVGPAFKDVAAKYASDKSAADKLATKIQKGGAGVWGPVPMPANTQVNDAEAKKLAAWVLTIK is encoded by the coding sequence ATGAAAAAGAATCTTTTAACTTTGCTCACCTTCGCTGTCACCTCGGTGTCTGCCCCCGCTTGGGCTGACCAAGCTTTGGCCACATCCAAGAACTGCATGGCCTGCCATGCGACGGACAAAAAACTGGTTGGCCCCGCTTTCAAAGATGTGGCCGCTAAATACGCCAGCGACAAATCTGCCGCAGACAAGCTGGCCACCAAAATTCAAAAAGGTGGGGCGGGCGTGTGGGGCCCCGTGCCTATGCCCGCCAACACACAAGTCAATGATGCAGAAGCCAAGAAATTGGCCGCTTGGGTCTTGACCATCAAGTAA
- a CDS encoding malonyl-CoA synthase, with protein MNHNLYAALRAAFPKDLNATAIETDDGLFYSWSDLERASAMMANLLDSLHIPKGARVAVQVEKSVEAVMLYLATLRAGYVFLPLNTAYQSAEIEYFIGNAEPAVVVCSSKNFGWVSKIAFKAGTQNVFTLDDNRTGSLLERAAHCSDKHQVVQNKADDLAAILYTSGTTGRSKGAMLSHGNMLSNAQTLKKYWGWKPGDVLIHALPIFHVHGLFVAIHGALLNGSKMIWLSKFDPKLVIAKMSEATVFMGVPTLYVRMLAEPSLTKAQASNMRLFIAGSAPLLLETFNEWQERTGQTILERYGMSETVMLTSNPYAADARYPGQTERRGGTVGFPLPGVSLRVQDDQGHALPVGEIGGIQVKGPNVFGGYWRMPEKTKEEFTADGYFKTGDVGKVDERGYVVIVGRSKDLIISGGYNVYPAEIEGYINDMPGVAESALIGVPHPDFGEVGVAVVIAKPGAKVDADAVVAALKSQLANFKIPKKCFVVAELPRNTMGKVQKNLLRDQYKGLF; from the coding sequence ATGAATCACAACCTCTATGCGGCTTTGCGTGCCGCGTTCCCCAAAGACTTAAACGCAACAGCCATCGAAACAGACGATGGCTTGTTCTACAGCTGGTCAGACCTTGAGCGCGCCAGCGCGATGATGGCCAATCTGCTGGATTCACTACACATCCCTAAAGGTGCGCGCGTGGCGGTGCAAGTGGAGAAGTCGGTCGAAGCCGTCATGCTCTACCTCGCCACTTTGCGTGCGGGCTATGTGTTCTTGCCCTTGAACACGGCGTACCAAAGCGCAGAGATTGAATATTTCATTGGCAACGCCGAGCCCGCCGTGGTGGTGTGCAGCAGCAAGAACTTTGGCTGGGTCAGCAAGATTGCCTTCAAGGCGGGCACGCAAAACGTGTTCACCTTGGACGACAACCGCACAGGCAGCTTGTTAGAGCGCGCCGCACATTGCTCAGACAAACACCAAGTGGTGCAAAACAAGGCTGATGATTTGGCCGCCATTTTGTACACCAGTGGCACAACAGGTCGCAGCAAAGGCGCCATGCTCTCGCACGGCAACATGCTCAGCAATGCCCAAACCTTGAAAAAATACTGGGGCTGGAAGCCGGGCGATGTGTTGATTCACGCTTTGCCCATCTTCCATGTGCACGGTTTGTTTGTGGCCATCCATGGCGCCTTGCTCAATGGCAGCAAGATGATTTGGTTGTCCAAGTTTGACCCGAAGCTCGTCATCGCCAAAATGTCAGAAGCCACCGTGTTCATGGGTGTACCCACACTCTATGTGCGCATGTTGGCAGAACCAAGCCTGACCAAAGCACAAGCGTCGAACATGCGTTTGTTCATCGCAGGTTCAGCGCCGTTGTTGCTGGAGACGTTCAACGAATGGCAAGAGCGCACAGGTCAAACCATTCTCGAGCGCTACGGCATGAGCGAAACCGTCATGCTCACCTCCAACCCCTATGCAGCCGATGCGCGCTACCCCGGCCAAACCGAACGCCGTGGTGGCACCGTGGGCTTCCCGCTTCCCGGTGTCTCCTTGCGCGTGCAAGACGACCAAGGCCACGCCTTGCCCGTGGGTGAAATTGGCGGCATCCAAGTCAAAGGCCCCAACGTGTTTGGCGGCTACTGGCGCATGCCGGAAAAAACCAAAGAAGAATTCACTGCTGACGGTTACTTCAAAACAGGCGATGTGGGCAAAGTGGACGAGCGTGGCTACGTGGTCATCGTGGGCCGCAGCAAAGACCTCATCATCAGCGGCGGCTACAACGTCTACCCCGCAGAGATTGAGGGCTACATCAACGACATGCCCGGCGTGGCTGAAAGCGCCTTGATTGGTGTGCCGCACCCTGACTTTGGCGAAGTGGGCGTGGCGGTGGTCATTGCCAAGCCCGGTGCCAAGGTGGATGCAGACGCGGTGGTTGCAGCGCTCAAGTCCCAACTGGCGAACTTCAAAATTCCGAAGAAGTGTTTTGTGGTCGCAGAGTTGCCGCGCAACACCATGGGCAAAGTGCAAAAGAACTTACTTCGCGATCAATACAAAGGCTTGTTCTAA
- the lgt gene encoding prolipoprotein diacylglyceryl transferase: protein MLIHPQIDPVALAVGPLAIHWYGLTYLAAFALFVGLARLRLTHEPYAAQVVLGSWSKQDIEDILFYGVMGVILGGRIGYCVFYNPAYYLEHPLEVLALWQGGMSFHGGMLGVFVATAVFAWQRHRPWLWVTDFIAPCVPTGLAAGRVGNFINGELWGRAADPSLPWAMVFPQSGSLIPRHPSQIYQFLGEGLLLFVVLWLYARKPRAVGAVSGVFMIGYGSLRFVAEYFREPDAHLGLLALGMSMGQWLCVPMVLVGVALWLHAVRQTNPV from the coding sequence ATGTTGATTCACCCGCAAATTGATCCGGTGGCGTTGGCTGTCGGCCCGTTGGCCATTCACTGGTACGGCCTGACTTACTTGGCTGCATTCGCTTTGTTTGTGGGTTTGGCGCGCTTGCGTTTGACGCATGAGCCCTATGCCGCGCAAGTGGTGCTGGGGTCGTGGTCTAAACAAGACATCGAAGACATTCTGTTTTACGGTGTGATGGGCGTGATCTTGGGCGGGCGCATTGGCTATTGCGTGTTCTACAACCCCGCGTATTACCTTGAGCATCCACTCGAAGTGTTGGCTTTGTGGCAAGGCGGCATGAGCTTTCATGGCGGCATGTTGGGCGTGTTTGTGGCCACGGCGGTGTTTGCGTGGCAGCGTCATCGCCCTTGGTTGTGGGTGACCGACTTCATTGCGCCTTGCGTGCCGACGGGCTTGGCCGCAGGTCGCGTGGGCAATTTCATCAATGGCGAGTTGTGGGGCAGGGCGGCAGACCCAAGTTTGCCTTGGGCCATGGTGTTTCCACAAAGTGGCAGCCTCATCCCGCGTCATCCTTCACAGATCTACCAATTCTTAGGCGAAGGCCTTTTGCTGTTTGTGGTGCTGTGGTTGTACGCCCGCAAGCCACGTGCTGTGGGGGCGGTGTCTGGTGTGTTCATGATCGGCTATGGCAGCTTGCGCTTTGTGGCCGAATACTTCCGCGAACCCGATGCGCATCTGGGTTTGCTGGCACTGGGCATGAGCATGGGCCAATGGCTGTGCGTGCCCATGGTGTTGGTGGGTGTGGCCTTGTGGCTGCACGCGGTGCGCCAAACAAATCCCGTTTAA
- a CDS encoding GntR family transcriptional regulator encodes MRTLPSSLHDDVALQLRNYIFDGQLRPGSFIDEVTLCELWSISRTPLREALKVLTAEGLVRHEPRRGCFVNEVTEQDLDDIFPVIALLEGRCAFDATQRATPADVQALEVWHQRLKQHAEAGRINDYYEANFAIHEAIIQLANNKWLAQTIADLRKILKLARLQQLHAPGRLKQSLKEHLAVFAALKAGDAAGADLAMRNHLLQQREALRELAFAKRSVLTA; translated from the coding sequence ATGCGCACACTTCCTAGCTCCTTGCACGACGATGTGGCTTTGCAGCTGCGCAACTACATCTTTGACGGCCAGCTCAGGCCCGGCAGCTTCATTGACGAAGTGACTTTGTGTGAGCTGTGGTCCATCTCGCGCACGCCGTTGCGCGAGGCGCTGAAGGTGCTGACGGCCGAAGGCTTGGTGCGCCATGAACCGCGTCGAGGTTGCTTCGTGAACGAGGTGACCGAGCAAGACCTTGATGACATTTTTCCTGTCATTGCCTTGCTTGAAGGGCGCTGCGCTTTTGATGCCACCCAACGCGCCACGCCAGCCGATGTTCAGGCGCTTGAGGTGTGGCACCAGCGCTTAAAGCAGCACGCCGAAGCAGGCCGCATCAACGACTATTACGAAGCCAACTTCGCCATCCACGAAGCCATCATCCAGCTGGCCAACAACAAGTGGCTGGCACAAACCATTGCCGACTTGCGCAAAATTTTGAAGCTTGCGCGTTTGCAACAGCTGCATGCACCCGGGCGTTTGAAGCAGAGTTTGAAAGAGCACCTGGCGGTGTTTGCTGCACTCAAAGCGGGTGATGCCGCAGGCGCAGACCTAGCCATGCGCAATCATTTGTTGCAACAGCGCGAGGCTTTGCGTGAGCTGGCCTTCGCCAAACGCAGTGTGTTGACGGCTTGA
- the ilvD gene encoding dihydroxy-acid dehydratase: MPAYRSKTSTAGRNMAGARSLWRATGMKDDDFSKPIIAIANSFTQFVPGHVHLKDLGQLVAREIEAAGGVAKEFNTIAVDDGIAMGHDGMLYSLPSRDIIADSVEYMVNAHCADAIVCISNCDKITPGMLMAAMRLNIPVIFVSGGPMEAGKVRLANPETQVMEFKKLDLIDAMVMAADDKVSDADLAEVERSACPTCGSCSGMFTANSMNCLAEALGLALPGNGTVVATHADREQLFKQAGRTIVDLCKRYYEQDDASVLPRSMGFKAFENAIALDIAMGGSTNTILHILAIAQEAEIEFTMADIDRMSKIVPQLCKVAPNTNKYHIEDVHRAGGIMGILGELDRAGKLHTDVGTVLGKTMKEVLDEWDIARNPSDAVKKFYMAGPAGIPTQVAFSQNTRWPSLDTDRSEGCIRSLDHAFNKEGGLAVLRGNIALDGCVVKTAGVDDSLLVFEGPAHVVESQDEAVENILSDKVKAGDIVVVRYEGPKGGPGMQEMLYPTSYIKSKGLGKACALLTDGRFSGGTSGLSIGHCSPEAAAGGTIGLVKNGDRIRIDIPNRSINVLVSDEELAKRRVEQDKLGWKPVLARPRKISAALKAYALLATSADKGAVRDLSMLD, translated from the coding sequence ATGCCTGCTTACCGTTCCAAGACCTCTACCGCTGGCCGCAACATGGCGGGTGCTCGTTCGCTGTGGCGCGCCACAGGCATGAAGGATGACGACTTCAGCAAACCCATCATCGCCATTGCCAACTCGTTCACACAGTTTGTGCCAGGCCATGTGCATTTGAAGGACTTGGGCCAACTGGTCGCTCGCGAAATTGAAGCCGCGGGTGGCGTGGCCAAAGAGTTCAACACCATCGCTGTGGACGACGGCATTGCCATGGGCCATGACGGCATGTTGTATTCGCTGCCCAGTCGCGACATCATTGCGGATTCGGTGGAGTACATGGTCAACGCCCACTGCGCTGATGCGATTGTGTGTATCTCCAACTGCGACAAGATCACCCCCGGCATGTTGATGGCCGCCATGCGCTTGAACATCCCCGTCATCTTTGTGTCGGGTGGCCCGATGGAAGCGGGCAAAGTGCGTCTGGCCAACCCAGAGACGCAAGTCATGGAATTCAAGAAGCTCGACTTGATTGACGCCATGGTGATGGCGGCGGACGACAAAGTGTCAGACGCCGATTTGGCTGAAGTCGAACGCTCCGCTTGCCCCACTTGCGGTTCATGCTCGGGCATGTTCACCGCCAACTCTATGAACTGCTTGGCTGAAGCGTTGGGTTTGGCTTTGCCAGGCAACGGCACCGTGGTGGCAACACACGCCGACCGCGAACAACTGTTCAAACAAGCCGGCCGCACGATTGTGGATTTGTGCAAACGTTATTACGAACAAGACGACGCATCGGTGTTGCCACGCTCCATGGGCTTCAAAGCCTTTGAAAACGCGATTGCGCTTGACATCGCCATGGGCGGCTCGACCAACACCATCCTGCACATCTTGGCGATTGCCCAAGAAGCCGAGATTGAATTCACCATGGCCGACATCGACCGCATGTCGAAAATCGTGCCTCAGTTGTGCAAGGTCGCACCCAACACCAACAAGTACCACATCGAAGACGTGCACCGCGCGGGCGGCATCATGGGCATCTTGGGCGAGCTGGACCGGGCAGGCAAGTTGCACACCGACGTGGGCACCGTGTTGGGCAAGACCATGAAGGAAGTGCTCGACGAATGGGACATTGCACGCAACCCATCAGACGCTGTGAAAAAGTTTTACATGGCCGGCCCCGCAGGCATTCCGACGCAAGTGGCCTTCAGCCAAAACACCCGTTGGCCTAGCCTCGACACTGACCGTTCCGAAGGTTGCATTCGCTCGCTCGACCATGCATTCAACAAAGAAGGCGGCTTGGCCGTGTTGCGCGGCAACATCGCGCTCGATGGCTGCGTGGTGAAGACGGCTGGCGTGGACGACAGCCTGTTGGTGTTTGAAGGCCCTGCCCATGTGGTGGAAAGCCAAGACGAAGCCGTGGAAAACATCTTGAGCGACAAAGTCAAAGCAGGCGACATCGTCGTGGTGCGTTACGAAGGCCCCAAGGGCGGTCCCGGTATGCAAGAAATGTTGTACCCCACGAGCTACATCAAGTCCAAGGGCTTGGGCAAGGCCTGTGCGTTGTTGACCGATGGTCGTTTCTCTGGCGGCACTTCTGGTCTGTCGATTGGTCACTGTTCGCCCGAAGCGGCGGCTGGCGGCACGATTGGTTTGGTGAAGAACGGCGACCGCATTCGCATCGACATTCCGAATCGCAGCATCAATGTGTTGGTGAGTGATGAAGAACTGGCCAAGCGCCGTGTCGAGCAAGACAAGCTGGGCTGGAAGCCTGTGTTGGCGCGTCCTCGCAAAATCTCTGCTGCACTTAAAGCGTATGCCTTGCTGGCCACCTCGGCAGACAAAGGCGCGGTGCGTGATTTGTCTATGCTCGACTAA
- a CDS encoding malonyl-CoA decarboxylase — MNATTWLSSKINLLRNSAPAAGEVSKPEDRSTRERLDATLRQKKEALSPRSLRRTLTLLQAVVDPRVSEVEGGRRAKALADWYAKAEAAERQDLWLLISEQFGPDAVKVRAARDDYDAALGTVDEGPAEIRLRRALVSPRTRLLQRFAASAGGMRFLVDLRAELLPHLKGNKRLLALDAELENLFSTWFDVAFLELRSISWDSPASLIEKLIKYEAVHDIRSWADLKNRLDSDRRCYGFFHPSLPNEPLIFVEVALLHEMADNIMPLLDELAAPEDLQKSTVAIFYSISNTQGGLKGVSFGDSLIKRVVETLRGEFPKLKTFATLSPIPGLRPWLSKNVEMLLGHLNEKELSALGREISFEPPTASHVLAAIEQPQVLSALSAKSPLRQFLTRAGAHYLGQAKHGEQVLDPVARFHLGNGARIERINWFADPSAKGVKQSHGLMVNYLYDLKRLDKHRQMLEKGIAPASGDVQDMYFK, encoded by the coding sequence ATGAACGCGACCACTTGGCTCAGCAGCAAAATCAATTTACTTCGTAACTCGGCTCCGGCTGCTGGTGAGGTATCTAAGCCTGAAGACCGCTCCACGCGTGAGCGTCTGGATGCCACATTGCGACAAAAGAAAGAGGCCTTATCACCGCGTTCATTGCGCCGCACGTTGACCCTGTTGCAAGCCGTGGTGGACCCACGCGTGAGCGAAGTGGAGGGCGGTCGCCGCGCCAAAGCCTTGGCCGATTGGTATGCCAAAGCCGAGGCCGCAGAGCGTCAAGATTTGTGGCTGCTCATCAGTGAGCAGTTTGGACCAGACGCCGTGAAGGTGCGTGCCGCGCGCGACGACTACGACGCAGCCTTGGGCACCGTGGATGAAGGCCCTGCTGAGATTCGTTTGCGCCGTGCCTTGGTCTCGCCTCGCACGCGTTTGTTGCAACGCTTTGCAGCGTCGGCAGGTGGCATGCGCTTTTTGGTGGACTTGCGTGCTGAGTTACTCCCACATCTCAAAGGCAACAAGCGGTTGTTGGCGCTGGACGCGGAGTTAGAGAATTTGTTCTCTACTTGGTTTGACGTGGCCTTTTTAGAGCTACGCAGCATCAGCTGGGATTCTCCCGCTTCGCTGATTGAAAAGCTCATCAAGTACGAAGCGGTGCACGACATTCGCAGTTGGGCCGATTTGAAAAACCGTTTGGACAGTGACCGCCGCTGCTACGGCTTCTTCCATCCCAGCTTGCCCAACGAGCCTTTGATTTTTGTGGAAGTGGCCTTGCTGCACGAGATGGCAGACAACATCATGCCGTTGCTTGACGAATTGGCCGCACCGGAGGATTTGCAAAAGTCAACCGTGGCGATTTTTTATTCCATCAGTAACACGCAGGGTGGTTTGAAGGGGGTCAGCTTTGGCGACTCGCTCATCAAACGTGTGGTCGAAACTTTGCGTGGTGAATTCCCCAAGCTCAAAACCTTTGCCACTTTGTCACCCATTCCTGGCTTGCGCCCTTGGTTGTCCAAGAATGTCGAGATGTTGCTGGGGCACCTGAATGAGAAAGAGCTGTCGGCTTTGGGGCGTGAAATCAGTTTTGAGCCACCGACAGCCAGCCATGTGTTGGCCGCCATTGAGCAGCCTCAAGTTCTCTCGGCTTTGTCAGCCAAATCGCCGTTGCGCCAGTTCCTCACGCGTGCGGGTGCGCATTACTTGGGCCAAGCCAAACATGGCGAGCAAGTGTTGGACCCTGTGGCACGCTTTCACTTGGGCAACGGGGCGCGCATTGAGCGCATCAACTGGTTTGCCGACCCTTCGGCCAAAGGCGTCAAACAATCGCACGGCTTGATGGTCAATTACCTCTACGATCTCAAGCGGTTAGACAAACATCGTCAAATGCTAGAAAAGGGCATTGCCCCCGCGTCTGGCGATGTGCAAGACATGTATTTCAAATGA
- a CDS encoding fumarate hydratase: protein MTTIRQNDLIESVAAALQYISYYHPADFISHLASAYQREQSPAAKDAIAQILTNSKMSAMGHRPICQDTGIVNVFLKIGMDVRWEGFTGSLDDAINEGVRRGYNHPDNMLRASVVDDPQFARKNTKDNTPAVIFTQIVPGNKVDVTVAAKGGGSENKSKMYMLNPSDNIVDWVLKTVPTMGAGWCPPGMLGIGIGGTAEKAVLMAKESLMDDLDMYQLLEKSSKGEKLTQVEELRLELYHKVNALGIGAQGLGGLTTVLDVKIKMYPTHAASKPIAMIPNCAATRHAHFVMDGSGPVYLEAPSLDLWPDVNWTPDTQKSKRVDLNTLTKEEVASWKPGQTILLNGKMLTGRDAAHKRIQDMLAKGEKLPVDFTNRVIYYVGPVDPVRDEVVGPAGPTTATRMDKFTEMMLSQTGLISMVGKAERGPTAIEAIKKHKSAYLMAVGGAAYLVSKAIKHAKVVGFADLGMEAIYEFDVVDMPVTVAVDSGGTSAHITGPAEWEKRIATGEFKGIGIKSN from the coding sequence ATGACCACGATCCGCCAAAACGACCTGATTGAATCGGTCGCCGCTGCCCTGCAGTACATCAGCTACTACCACCCCGCCGACTTCATCAGCCACTTGGCCAGCGCGTACCAGCGCGAGCAAAGCCCAGCCGCCAAAGACGCTATTGCGCAAATCTTGACCAACAGCAAGATGAGCGCCATGGGGCACCGCCCCATTTGCCAAGACACGGGCATCGTGAACGTGTTCTTGAAAATCGGCATGGACGTGCGCTGGGAAGGTTTCACCGGCAGCTTGGACGACGCCATCAACGAAGGCGTGCGCCGTGGCTACAACCACCCCGACAACATGCTGCGCGCCTCGGTGGTCGATGACCCTCAGTTCGCGCGCAAAAACACCAAAGACAACACACCCGCCGTGATCTTCACGCAAATCGTGCCTGGCAACAAAGTGGACGTGACCGTGGCAGCCAAAGGCGGCGGCAGCGAGAACAAGTCCAAGATGTACATGCTCAACCCCAGCGACAACATCGTCGATTGGGTGCTGAAAACTGTCCCCACCATGGGCGCGGGCTGGTGCCCTCCTGGCATGTTGGGCATTGGCATTGGCGGCACCGCTGAAAAAGCCGTGCTCATGGCCAAAGAAAGCTTGATGGACGACCTCGACATGTACCAGTTACTGGAGAAATCCAGCAAGGGCGAGAAGCTCACGCAAGTTGAAGAACTGCGTTTGGAGCTATACCACAAGGTCAACGCGTTGGGCATTGGCGCACAAGGCTTGGGCGGCTTGACCACCGTGCTCGACGTGAAGATCAAGATGTACCCCACGCACGCGGCCAGCAAGCCGATTGCGATGATCCCCAACTGCGCCGCCACACGCCACGCCCACTTTGTGATGGATGGCTCAGGCCCTGTGTATTTGGAAGCGCCCTCGCTCGACCTGTGGCCCGATGTCAACTGGACCCCAGACACACAAAAGAGCAAGCGCGTGGACCTCAACACCCTCACCAAAGAAGAAGTGGCGAGCTGGAAACCTGGTCAAACTATTCTGCTCAACGGCAAGATGCTCACCGGCCGCGATGCGGCGCACAAACGCATCCAAGACATGCTGGCCAAGGGCGAGAAGTTGCCCGTGGACTTCACCAACCGCGTGATTTACTACGTCGGCCCCGTCGACCCTGTGCGTGACGAAGTGGTTGGACCAGCTGGCCCAACAACAGCCACCCGCATGGACAAGTTCACCGAGATGATGTTGTCTCAAACTGGCTTGATCTCGATGGTGGGCAAAGCCGAACGCGGCCCAACCGCCATTGAAGCCATCAAGAAGCACAAGTCGGCCTACCTGATGGCAGTGGGCGGCGCGGCTTACCTCGTGTCCAAAGCCATCAAGCACGCCAAAGTGGTGGGTTTTGCCGACCTCGGCATGGAAGCCATTTATGAGTTTGACGTGGTCGACATGCCCGTGACCGTGGCTGTGGATTCAGGCGGCACCAGCGCCCACATCACCGGCCCTGCTGAGTGGGAAAAGCGCATTGCCACGGGTGAATTCAAAGGCATCGGCATCAAATCCAACTGA
- a CDS encoding tripartite tricarboxylate transporter substrate binding protein, translated as MALTAAACAAFSLGAQAQTTWPTKPVTLIVPFPAGGGTDAFARPFSAQFSKQSGKTLVIDNRGGAGGNLGAGVAAKAAPDGYTLFMGAVHHSIAPSMYAKLDYDLERDFVPLTMIAMVPQVLVVNPKKITGDFKSFLAEVRKNPGKFNYGSAGGGTSHHMAGELFKLQTNTFITHIPYRGAGPALQDLIGGNVDMMFDGLGSSAQHIKGGRVRALMVSGNKRNPAFPDVPCAAELGLPDYTVTTWYGLWAPKGTPADVQARILEEVKKASTGDELKVAWANNGADFPNMTSAQFGSFVHNEIKRWATVVKASGAKLD; from the coding sequence ATGGCGCTTACCGCCGCTGCATGTGCTGCATTCAGTCTCGGCGCGCAAGCGCAGACCACATGGCCCACCAAACCCGTGACCCTGATTGTTCCGTTCCCCGCAGGCGGTGGCACTGACGCATTTGCCCGTCCGTTTTCTGCGCAGTTCTCTAAGCAATCAGGCAAAACCTTGGTCATCGACAACCGCGGTGGTGCGGGTGGCAACTTAGGCGCGGGTGTCGCTGCCAAAGCCGCGCCCGATGGCTACACCTTGTTCATGGGGGCGGTGCATCATTCGATCGCACCGTCAATGTATGCCAAGCTCGATTACGACCTTGAACGCGATTTTGTGCCACTGACCATGATTGCCATGGTGCCGCAAGTGTTGGTGGTCAACCCCAAAAAAATCACAGGTGATTTCAAATCATTCTTGGCCGAAGTGCGCAAGAACCCTGGCAAATTCAACTACGGCTCGGCAGGCGGCGGCACCTCGCACCACATGGCAGGTGAGCTGTTCAAGCTGCAAACCAATACGTTCATCACCCACATCCCGTACCGCGGTGCGGGGCCTGCGCTGCAAGACTTGATTGGCGGCAACGTGGACATGATGTTTGATGGCTTGGGTTCATCTGCACAGCACATCAAGGGGGGGCGTGTCCGTGCTTTGATGGTGTCTGGAAACAAACGCAACCCTGCCTTCCCCGATGTGCCTTGCGCCGCTGAGCTGGGCTTGCCCGACTACACCGTCACCACTTGGTATGGCTTGTGGGCTCCCAAGGGCACGCCTGCTGATGTGCAAGCACGCATTCTCGAGGAAGTGAAAAAGGCCTCGACAGGTGATGAACTCAAAGTAGCTTGGGCCAACAACGGTGCAGATTTCCCCAACATGACCAGCGCCCAATTTGGCAGCTTTGTGCACAACGAAATCAAGCGTTGGGCCACTGTGGTGAAAGCTTCTGGCGCCAAACTCGACTAA
- a CDS encoding DUF6806 family protein, producing the protein MARYNAAYEIHVHGLIPLQAEVGLEQLQDALRPLWQYAGASSLEDGASSSYPEEPGIRFNPEERTLQMCWTVSGDDDFRQSLDEMCMSLNELTAAGAPIEVTFYDNDFDEEDDSRGQDSRDDFMMLFVGPTPADIMQAQRDMLVNDVIHLMERHFDGAELGGVVNEIDKLFSERFDNLVNSLDLGRPPRGPNGGHGGGGHGGRKPRHLH; encoded by the coding sequence ATGGCACGCTACAACGCCGCGTATGAAATTCATGTGCATGGACTGATTCCCCTACAGGCCGAAGTTGGCCTGGAACAGTTGCAAGACGCGTTGCGCCCTTTGTGGCAATACGCAGGCGCCTCATCGCTTGAGGACGGCGCAAGCAGCTCATACCCCGAAGAGCCCGGTATTCGTTTCAACCCCGAAGAGCGCACATTGCAGATGTGCTGGACAGTCTCAGGCGATGACGATTTTCGTCAAAGCTTGGATGAAATGTGCATGAGCTTGAACGAGCTCACCGCCGCGGGTGCGCCCATTGAAGTCACGTTTTATGACAACGACTTTGACGAAGAGGACGATTCACGTGGCCAAGACTCACGCGATGATTTCATGATGCTGTTTGTAGGCCCCACACCTGCCGATATCATGCAAGCGCAACGCGACATGTTGGTCAACGACGTGATTCACCTGATGGAGCGCCACTTTGACGGCGCCGAATTGGGCGGCGTGGTCAACGAAATTGACAAGCTCTTTTCAGAGCGCTTTGACAACTTGGTGAACTCGCTCGATTTGGGTCGCCCTCCGCGTGGACCCAACGGCGGTCACGGTGGTGGCGGTCATGGTGGTCGCAAGCCACGCCATTTGCACTGA
- a CDS encoding DUF535 family protein produces MTHRSLDAPTSQELFRLTDNGSGGWLQTAKRRLKFRLRYWWCEAHLRRIHSFFQDHGLAELTHTELPVMLRPMRPYLWGGLGVEARTNAMLAHFEWLMARHSAQAVVDFYKRGSYTFFKQSYPEGDITIDIEPGRGLGREGEFELHLKFNGAAVMRAAFSILPAQMVGMQEPGFVMAIGNMQGQRFLNQEIKIVTQKMERTRPQNILMTALQGLASGWQLVGMVGVSDVAHVYSGYRSLSQRVGQSYDGLWAEMGTTGALSKVHWNLPIQWVARSEQDVPSNKRSQLRRKNEIRQKIFDEVARNSAGL; encoded by the coding sequence ATGACCCACAGAAGTTTGGATGCACCCACCTCGCAAGAGTTATTCCGCCTGACCGACAACGGTTCTGGTGGATGGTTGCAGACTGCCAAGCGTCGGTTGAAATTTCGTTTGCGTTATTGGTGGTGTGAAGCACATTTGCGACGCATTCACAGCTTCTTCCAAGACCATGGATTGGCTGAACTCACGCACACCGAACTGCCGGTGATGTTGCGTCCCATGCGCCCTTATCTGTGGGGCGGTCTAGGGGTTGAGGCACGGACCAACGCCATGCTCGCGCATTTTGAGTGGTTGATGGCGCGTCACTCAGCCCAAGCGGTGGTTGATTTTTACAAGCGCGGCTCGTACACGTTCTTCAAACAAAGCTATCCCGAGGGTGATATCACCATTGATATCGAGCCTGGACGAGGTTTAGGGCGTGAAGGTGAGTTTGAGCTTCACCTCAAGTTCAACGGCGCTGCAGTGATGCGTGCTGCATTTAGCATCTTGCCTGCTCAGATGGTGGGTATGCAAGAGCCCGGTTTTGTCATGGCAATTGGGAACATGCAAGGCCAGCGTTTTTTGAATCAAGAAATCAAAATCGTCACGCAAAAAATGGAGCGCACACGTCCACAAAATATTTTGATGACTGCGTTGCAGGGCTTGGCTTCAGGCTGGCAGTTAGTGGGGATGGTGGGTGTATCTGATGTCGCCCACGTTTATTCCGGTTATCGCAGTTTGTCTCAGCGTGTGGGCCAGAGCTACGACGGCCTGTGGGCAGAAATGGGCACCACGGGGGCTTTGTCGAAGGTGCATTGGAATTTACCGATCCAATGGGTCGCACGCTCAGAGCAAGATGTGCCTTCTAACAAGCGATCGCAATTGCGCCGCAAAAACGAAATTCGCCAAAAGATTTTTGACGAAGTGGCACGCAACAGCGCAGGTCTTTGA